The Niallia alba genome includes a window with the following:
- a CDS encoding AI-2E family transporter, with the protein METVLQFFQKKGIKRIFILFLIGLCLYFVRSMINLILFTFIFSYLMDRLVQFFTSKFAIKRTIAVILLYFSVLSLLIYGISTYLPVIIQQISVLVIQMTDFYMQPHENAVLNFIVNTLNNFSVTTYLHQGFTFIFKYFTNIWGNLLQVFMAIVLSLFFLLEKERLRLFAKRFHSSKIASIYFECKYFSKKFVATFGKVIEAQFIIAIINCVLTTTSLYFLGFPQLFGLGIMIFLLGLIPVAGVIISFIPLCIIGYTVGGITHVISVIILIMVIHAIEAYILNPKLMSSKTDLPVFFTFIVLIFSEHFFGVWGLIVGIPIFIFLLDLLEVKSDKTRLKKGESILP; encoded by the coding sequence ATGGAAACGGTGCTTCAATTTTTTCAGAAAAAAGGGATTAAAAGAATTTTTATTTTGTTTTTAATTGGTTTGTGCCTTTACTTTGTTCGGAGTATGATAAATCTGATTTTATTTACTTTTATTTTTTCTTACTTAATGGATAGACTTGTTCAGTTTTTTACAAGCAAGTTTGCCATAAAACGGACTATTGCTGTTATCTTGCTTTATTTTTCTGTTTTATCATTGCTTATATATGGGATTTCCACTTATCTGCCTGTTATCATTCAACAGATTTCGGTGTTAGTCATCCAAATGACAGATTTTTATATGCAGCCACATGAAAATGCTGTATTAAATTTTATCGTAAACACCTTAAATAATTTTAGCGTTACGACTTATTTGCATCAGGGCTTTACTTTTATTTTCAAGTATTTTACAAATATTTGGGGGAATTTACTTCAAGTATTTATGGCAATTGTATTAAGTCTTTTCTTTCTGTTGGAAAAAGAAAGACTACGGTTATTTGCTAAACGTTTCCATAGCAGTAAAATAGCATCGATATACTTTGAATGTAAGTATTTCAGCAAGAAATTTGTGGCTACTTTTGGAAAAGTAATAGAAGCACAATTTATTATCGCCATCATTAATTGTGTTTTAACAACAACTTCTTTATATTTTCTAGGCTTTCCTCAATTGTTTGGCTTAGGTATTATGATTTTCTTACTGGGGCTTATACCAGTGGCAGGCGTAATTATTTCTTTTATCCCGTTATGTATTATCGGATATACGGTCGGGGGAATAACACACGTCATTTCAGTGATTATTTTAATTATGGTTATCCATGCGATAGAAGCATATATACTAAACCCAAAATTAATGTCTTCCAAAACGGATTTGCCAGTATTTTTCACCTTTATTGTGCTAATTTTTTCTGAGCACTTTTTCGGCGTATGGGGCTTAATTGTAGGAATCCCTATTTTCATATTCTTGCTTGATCTATTAGAAGTAAAAAGTGATAAAACGCGATTAAAAAAGGGAGAAAGTATTTTACCCTAA
- a CDS encoding amino acid permease — MNIFRKKTVTANTNTSLNRVLGAFDLTMLGVGAIVGTGIFVLTGVAAAKYAGPALILSFIIAGLACTFAALCYSEFASMIPQSGSAYTYSYVAFGEVIAWILGWDLVLEYGLASAAVASGWSGYFQSLLSGFGIHLPTFMTSAFNPANGTFVDVPAIIIVFIITLLLSRGIQESSKWNIIMVFIKLAVVLLFIFVGVWYVKPDNWVPFTPYGFSGVTTGAAVVVFAYFGFDAVSTAAEEVKNPQRNLPIGIISALTICTVLYIIVSLILTGIVPYDQLNVKDPVAFALSFINQNWVAGFVSLGAIIGITTVLMVMMFGQTRLFYAISRDGLLPKSMQKVSKKTQVPIVSTWITSALVAIFAGFVPLDRLAELTNIGTLFAFTMVSLGVVVLRYTQPDLQRGFKTPFVPFIPALAVIFCVYLMLQLSSFTWKGFVIWLAIGLIIYIAYGYKHSKLNDSSEKSIH, encoded by the coding sequence ATGAATATCTTTAGAAAAAAGACAGTAACTGCAAACACTAACACGTCGCTAAATCGTGTTCTTGGAGCATTTGATTTAACAATGTTAGGGGTCGGTGCAATTGTTGGTACTGGTATCTTCGTATTGACAGGTGTTGCTGCCGCTAAATATGCGGGACCTGCTCTTATTCTTTCATTTATAATAGCAGGTCTTGCCTGTACTTTTGCTGCTTTATGCTATTCTGAGTTTGCTTCAATGATTCCACAGTCCGGTAGTGCCTATACCTATAGCTATGTAGCATTTGGAGAAGTCATCGCCTGGATTTTGGGATGGGATTTAGTATTAGAATATGGACTTGCTTCTGCAGCTGTTGCAAGTGGCTGGTCCGGTTATTTTCAAAGCCTATTATCAGGGTTTGGTATTCACTTACCTACCTTTATGACAAGCGCTTTTAACCCAGCTAACGGAACATTTGTCGATGTCCCAGCCATTATTATCGTCTTTATCATTACTCTTTTATTATCGAGAGGAATTCAAGAATCCTCTAAATGGAATATCATTATGGTATTTATTAAACTTGCAGTGGTATTACTATTTATATTTGTTGGCGTTTGGTATGTTAAGCCTGATAACTGGGTACCTTTTACACCATATGGTTTCTCTGGTGTTACAACAGGGGCTGCTGTTGTCGTTTTCGCTTATTTCGGCTTTGATGCTGTTTCCACTGCCGCAGAAGAAGTAAAAAATCCACAAAGAAATCTTCCTATCGGGATTATTTCTGCTTTAACGATATGTACGGTACTTTATATTATCGTTTCCCTTATATTAACGGGAATTGTTCCTTATGATCAATTAAATGTAAAGGATCCAGTTGCCTTTGCGCTCAGCTTTATTAATCAAAATTGGGTAGCCGGATTTGTTTCTCTTGGTGCCATTATCGGGATAACGACTGTCCTAATGGTAATGATGTTTGGACAAACTCGCCTTTTCTACGCTATTAGTAGAGACGGTTTACTTCCAAAATCTATGCAAAAGGTTAGTAAGAAAACGCAAGTTCCGATTGTTAGCACATGGATAACCTCTGCTTTAGTAGCGATATTTGCAGGTTTTGTGCCACTTGATCGATTAGCAGAGCTAACCAATATCGGTACATTATTTGCGTTTACAATGGTTTCACTCGGTGTCGTTGTATTACGTTATACACAACCAGACCTGCAACGCGGATTTAAAACACCTTTCGTACCATTTATCCCGGCACTAGCTGTTATTTTCTGCGTTTATTTAATGCTTCAATTAAGCAGCTTTACTTGGAAAGGATTCGTCATTTGGCTAGCTATCGGCTTAATTATTTATATTGCATATGGTTATAAGCATAGTAAATTAAATGACTCCAGCGAAAAATCAATTCATTAA